From Spirosoma aerolatum, one genomic window encodes:
- a CDS encoding YggS family pyridoxal phosphate-dependent enzyme, which translates to MIADAIHQIEASLPDYAKLIAVTKTKSVALMREAYVAGCHRFGENKVQEMVEKQPQLPADIEWHLIGHLQSNKVKYIAPFVTLIHSIDSLKLLQEVNKQAAKHHRIIKCLLQIYIADEETKFGLSPDEAAILLHAPELDGLSNIRLVGLMGLATNTNDEAQIRQEFRGLKQLFDQLATIERPNVQFKELSMGMSGDYRIALEEGSTMVRVGSAIFGSRN; encoded by the coding sequence ATGATTGCCGACGCTATTCATCAAATAGAGGCTTCATTGCCAGACTATGCCAAGTTAATTGCCGTGACAAAAACCAAGTCAGTAGCGCTGATGCGGGAAGCTTACGTTGCCGGATGCCACCGATTTGGCGAAAATAAAGTGCAGGAGATGGTGGAGAAACAGCCGCAGTTGCCTGCCGATATTGAATGGCATCTGATCGGGCATCTGCAAAGCAATAAGGTAAAATACATTGCCCCATTTGTTACGCTGATTCATTCGATCGACAGCCTGAAACTCTTGCAGGAAGTGAATAAACAGGCAGCTAAACATCATCGGATTATTAAATGCCTGTTGCAGATTTACATCGCTGATGAAGAAACCAAGTTTGGTCTCTCGCCCGACGAAGCAGCAATTTTACTTCATGCGCCTGAATTAGATGGGCTTTCAAATATTCGTTTAGTTGGCCTGATGGGACTAGCCACCAATACAAATGATGAGGCACAAATTCGACAGGAGTTTCGGGGGCTGAAGCAACTCTTTGACCAACTGGCAACGATCGAACGCCCGAATGTGCAATTTAAGGAACTCTCGATGGGTATGAGCGGTGATTATCGGATCGCCCTGGAGGAAGGAAGCACGATGGTTCGGGTTGGGAGTGCTATTTTTGGAAGTCGAAACTAA
- a CDS encoding cell division protein ZapB encodes MEPRPQPRNNSRSYLLVALLVLAALNVLLLYFYYQERQDNKTKDATIAAKTEEVLIAKTKLDSISAQLDAKIAEIQQLGGNIDSLMKVKAQLEVDKNELKNVGSFDSKKYDQKIRNYQALLAQKDQEIARLKEENGVLTQQNATLAEENTGLKAERQTLSDSVVAVSTKNQELNEKVTIAAALRAENITVDAINKRGKEKDGGTYKAKRIDKIKVSVRLAPNGLAKQEEKVLYMRILDPSGAVLSDLATGSGEFTYGGQGMIYTAMQRFNFDNSRQTVDFIYGRGAQRFNEGKHVIEIYCEGFRIGEGEFTVK; translated from the coding sequence ATGGAACCTAGACCTCAACCTCGAAATAATAGTCGTAGTTACTTGCTGGTCGCCCTGCTCGTATTAGCGGCTCTTAACGTACTGCTATTATACTTTTATTATCAGGAACGACAGGACAATAAAACGAAAGACGCTACCATTGCAGCAAAGACCGAAGAAGTCCTAATCGCGAAAACCAAACTCGACTCGATTTCGGCGCAACTGGATGCTAAAATCGCAGAAATTCAACAACTTGGCGGCAATATCGACTCTCTGATGAAAGTGAAAGCCCAATTGGAAGTCGATAAAAATGAACTTAAAAATGTTGGTTCGTTTGATAGTAAAAAATACGACCAGAAAATTCGAAACTACCAGGCCCTCTTGGCCCAGAAAGACCAGGAAATCGCCCGGCTGAAAGAAGAAAATGGCGTATTGACACAGCAAAACGCCACTCTTGCCGAGGAAAATACGGGCCTGAAAGCCGAGCGGCAAACGCTTAGCGATTCGGTTGTAGCAGTTTCAACGAAGAATCAGGAGTTAAACGAAAAAGTAACCATAGCGGCTGCGCTCCGGGCCGAGAACATAACGGTAGATGCCATTAACAAGCGCGGCAAGGAGAAAGATGGTGGTACCTACAAAGCAAAACGGATCGACAAAATTAAAGTATCGGTTCGGCTGGCACCCAATGGGTTAGCCAAGCAGGAAGAGAAAGTATTGTATATGCGGATACTGGATCCTAGCGGTGCTGTTCTTTCAGACCTGGCAACTGGCTCCGGCGAATTTACCTATGGTGGACAGGGTATGATCTATACAGCTATGCAACGATTCAATTTTGATAATAGCCGTCAAACTGTAGACTTCATTTATGGGCGCGGGGCTCAACGCTTCAATGAAGGCAAACACGTTATTGAAATCTACTGCGAAGGCTTCCGAATTGGCGAAGGTGAGTTTACGGTAAAATAG
- the rpsF gene encoding 30S ribosomal protein S6: protein MFLNNYETVFILTPVLSDAQMKDTVDKFRKVLTDNGAELVHEDSMGLRKLAYPIQHKNTGYYQLFEFKAPGTIIEKLNTEYLRDERVIRHLTVSLDKHAVAYNEKKRNGLVGKKKQTENA, encoded by the coding sequence ATGTTTCTGAATAACTACGAAACGGTGTTCATTTTAACTCCCGTTTTATCTGATGCTCAGATGAAGGACACCGTTGACAAGTTCCGGAAAGTGCTCACCGATAATGGTGCGGAACTTGTTCATGAAGACAGCATGGGTCTGCGTAAACTCGCTTACCCAATCCAGCACAAGAACACGGGTTACTATCAACTCTTCGAGTTTAAGGCTCCGGGAACGATCATCGAGAAACTCAACACGGAGTATCTGCGCGATGAACGTGTGATCCGTCACCTGACGGTTTCGCTCGACAAGCACGCTGTTGCCTATAATGAAAAGAAGCGCAACGGCTTAGTTGGTAAGAAAAAACAAACCGAAAACGCCTGA
- the rpsR gene encoding 30S ribosomal protein S18 — MSLQNESVSKTENRKKYDRFKKAGIKYIDYKDGNFLLKLLNEQGKILPRRLTGTSLKNQRKVAQAVKRARHLAILPYVGDSLK, encoded by the coding sequence ATGAGCTTACAAAACGAATCCGTCTCGAAAACCGAGAACCGCAAAAAGTACGACCGCTTTAAGAAAGCCGGTATCAAATACATCGATTACAAGGATGGCAACTTCCTGCTGAAACTGCTGAACGAACAGGGTAAAATTCTGCCCCGTCGGCTGACCGGCACAAGCCTCAAAAACCAGCGTAAAGTGGCCCAGGCTGTCAAACGCGCTCGTCATTTAGCCATCCTGCCTTACGTAGGCGATTCACTAAAATAG
- the rplI gene encoding 50S ribosomal protein L9 has translation MDIILKTDIAGLGYKNDTVTVKPGYGRNYLIPQGYAVMATESNKKIVAENIRQAAHKAEKIKNDALALAEAIGDITLSIPAKAGESGKIFGRVTNTQVAEALREKGFDIDRKKITVDDVKTLGTYEASLDLHKDVKHKVKFEVVSAE, from the coding sequence ATGGACATCATTTTAAAAACTGATATTGCCGGCCTGGGCTACAAAAACGATACCGTTACGGTGAAGCCCGGCTACGGCCGCAACTACCTGATTCCTCAGGGGTATGCAGTAATGGCAACCGAGTCGAACAAAAAGATTGTTGCCGAAAACATTCGCCAGGCCGCTCACAAAGCAGAGAAGATCAAAAATGACGCTCTTGCTCTGGCTGAAGCTATTGGAGATATTACGCTCTCTATCCCTGCCAAAGCGGGTGAAAGTGGCAAAATCTTTGGTCGCGTAACCAACACTCAGGTTGCCGAAGCGCTTCGTGAAAAAGGTTTCGATATCGACCGTAAGAAAATTACTGTTGACGATGTGAAAACCCTCGGTACATACGAAGCGTCGCTCGATCTGCATAAGGATGTGAAGCATAAAGTGAAATTTGAAGTCGTTTCTGCCGAATAA
- a CDS encoding GSCFA domain-containing protein: MKLHTDFSPETLPNRIGLKSRIVTMGSCFAEAIGSRLAEHKLNVLNNPFGTLFNPVSMAKLLTMALYGNIPDENRYVERDGVWFHYDFHSSLWALSQGELRTKLMGSLKTTAEAIQKADFLLLTLGSAVVYRHIETGKVVANCHKMPGQLFEKYLYQIDHLRDDMARLLKTLHKANPALKVVLTVSPVRHTRDTLPLNNVSKSILRVIAHELTVWNNWIVYFPAYELMMDDLRDYRFYEADLIHPNAQAQAYIFQKFVDSAFDTELRHFVNEWAQVSKSLAHRPLYGETSPAHQAFLRTLQSQLETLSNRIDVSAELADVRGRLEKCIMDNVQ; the protein is encoded by the coding sequence ATGAAGCTTCATACTGATTTTTCGCCTGAAACCCTGCCCAATCGCATTGGTCTGAAGAGCCGAATCGTAACTATGGGCTCCTGTTTTGCGGAAGCAATAGGAAGCCGCCTGGCCGAGCATAAACTAAACGTACTCAATAATCCGTTTGGCACTCTATTTAACCCTGTTTCGATGGCTAAGCTATTGACGATGGCTTTATATGGAAATATACCCGACGAAAACCGATATGTCGAACGGGATGGCGTTTGGTTTCATTACGATTTCCATTCATCGCTCTGGGCACTCAGTCAGGGCGAACTTCGTACCAAATTGATGGGTAGTCTGAAAACTACGGCCGAAGCTATTCAAAAAGCAGACTTTCTGCTCCTTACCTTAGGCTCGGCGGTTGTTTACAGGCATATTGAAACGGGAAAAGTGGTTGCTAATTGCCACAAAATGCCTGGGCAATTGTTCGAGAAGTACCTTTATCAGATCGACCACCTGCGCGACGACATGGCCCGATTGCTGAAAACATTGCATAAAGCCAACCCAGCCCTCAAAGTCGTTCTGACTGTAAGCCCAGTGCGTCACACACGCGATACCCTTCCACTCAACAACGTCAGCAAATCGATCCTCCGTGTTATTGCTCACGAGCTTACCGTCTGGAACAACTGGATCGTCTATTTCCCAGCTTACGAACTAATGATGGACGATCTGCGTGATTACCGATTTTACGAAGCCGACCTAATTCATCCGAACGCACAGGCGCAGGCGTATATTTTCCAAAAATTTGTTGACAGTGCCTTTGATACCGAATTACGCCATTTTGTAAACGAATGGGCACAGGTAAGTAAATCGCTGGCCCATCGGCCACTTTATGGAGAAACGAGTCCGGCCCATCAAGCATTTCTGAGAACGTTACAGTCGCAATTAGAAACATTATCGAACCGAATCGATGTGTCGGCGGAACTGGCTGACGTACGTGGGCGTTTAGAAAAATGTATAATGGATAATGTGCAATGA
- a CDS encoding Mrp/NBP35 family ATP-binding protein, whose protein sequence is MSDYRLSQEAVLRALSTVEEPDLKRDIVSLNMVRDVTLGIGSVRFTVVLTTPACPLKEVIRKRCEDAIHTHIGADIQVTVDMTSDVTSTRTNAPTLPGVKNIIAVSSGKGGVGKSTVTANLAIALHKSGAKVGIIDADIYGPSMPTMFGAENIQPRIFQVDGQTKMEPVQQFGIKMLSMGFLVDPNQAIIWRGTMAGRALQQFFSDADWGDLDYLLIDLPPGTGDIHLTLVQTVPVTGAIIVTTPQKVALADATKGLAMFRQPQINVPVLGVIENMSYFTPAELPDHQYYIFGKGGGQLLADQFSVPLLGQIPLVQGIREAGDEGRPAISIGEPIASEAFRSAAEALAQQVAIRNASLDRTERVQVA, encoded by the coding sequence ATGTCCGATTATCGATTATCACAAGAAGCCGTTCTGCGGGCGTTGAGTACCGTTGAAGAACCTGATTTAAAGCGCGATATTGTTTCGCTCAATATGGTCCGCGACGTAACCCTGGGCATTGGCTCCGTTCGTTTCACCGTCGTATTAACTACCCCTGCCTGCCCCCTCAAGGAAGTTATTCGTAAACGGTGCGAAGACGCCATTCATACACACATTGGAGCCGATATTCAGGTGACAGTCGATATGACCTCGGATGTCACCTCAACTCGAACGAATGCGCCTACGCTTCCTGGCGTTAAGAATATCATCGCTGTTTCATCGGGAAAAGGTGGAGTCGGCAAATCGACGGTTACAGCCAATCTAGCGATTGCCCTGCATAAGTCTGGTGCGAAGGTCGGTATCATTGATGCCGATATTTACGGCCCATCCATGCCGACCATGTTTGGTGCTGAAAATATTCAACCGCGTATTTTTCAGGTCGATGGGCAAACGAAGATGGAGCCGGTTCAGCAATTTGGCATTAAAATGCTGTCGATGGGCTTTTTGGTTGATCCCAATCAAGCCATTATCTGGCGTGGAACCATGGCCGGACGTGCCTTACAGCAATTTTTCTCGGATGCTGACTGGGGTGATTTAGACTATTTGCTAATCGATCTGCCACCTGGTACAGGCGATATTCACCTGACGCTGGTACAGACGGTTCCGGTAACGGGGGCAATCATTGTGACGACCCCGCAAAAAGTGGCGCTTGCCGATGCTACCAAAGGTCTGGCAATGTTCCGTCAGCCTCAGATCAATGTTCCTGTACTGGGGGTAATCGAGAATATGTCATATTTCACCCCTGCTGAGTTACCCGACCATCAATACTATATCTTCGGAAAAGGAGGGGGCCAACTTCTGGCCGACCAATTTAGCGTTCCGTTGCTGGGACAGATTCCATTGGTACAGGGAATTCGTGAAGCGGGGGATGAAGGTCGACCGGCTATTAGCATTGGCGAGCCCATTGCTAGCGAAGCTTTCCGATCAGCCGCCGAAGCATTGGCTCAACAGGTGGCTATCCGCAATGCAAGCCTTGACCGAACCGAACGGGTACAGGTTGCATAA
- a CDS encoding tyrosine-type recombinase/integrase has translation MASVTFRFIQNETVRDDGTQLVLLRITYQRKHKYIGTGVYLREKHFNPDATKDKENWVRKSYGTADAVNTQNGILKAWLDRGEAAKKRLTEIGQPFTADDVKQRIEQTSSDSLAAFIRHAIQRYRDRGQEGTANNQEYYLRALCRFMGLDPKTGDFTIYQLSPQVMEDFETYLLTKETNRKGSTDASRRNSTSEKLRKLHQYIRAFIVKHKLPDELDPLRGRIFESAPTRRVQLSEAEVMILAAAKLPTQTKGECTLNNARNIYLCSYFLHGLRARDLIMARVSQLTTEWQIVDNVPVRKYRFMTTALKTDKTKYIYVEDEILPILLDYAKDKEPDDFLFPFLKTKHKHLDDVKLKNKAKSQNIIINGCLKTIAELLKINKPIYMHSARHTFADMLMEETGDIRLLQASLDHSEISTTERYFSRGVKQSLTDKANSLYRRQAATRSQVADLNSETLLKQY, from the coding sequence ATGGCTTCAGTAACCTTTCGCTTTATCCAGAACGAAACCGTCAGGGACGACGGTACGCAGTTGGTACTGCTACGCATTACCTATCAGCGCAAGCATAAATACATCGGTACGGGGGTGTACCTCCGCGAAAAGCATTTTAACCCGGACGCTACCAAAGATAAAGAAAACTGGGTGCGCAAATCCTACGGCACTGCCGATGCGGTTAACACCCAGAACGGCATATTAAAAGCGTGGCTCGATAGGGGAGAGGCCGCTAAAAAGCGATTGACTGAAATCGGCCAGCCCTTCACGGCTGATGATGTCAAACAACGCATAGAGCAGACTTCCAGCGATTCGCTGGCGGCTTTCATTCGTCATGCCATTCAGCGGTATCGTGACCGGGGGCAGGAAGGAACGGCCAACAATCAGGAGTACTACCTACGGGCTTTGTGTCGCTTTATGGGGCTCGACCCAAAAACGGGGGATTTTACAATTTATCAGCTTTCGCCCCAGGTAATGGAAGATTTTGAAACGTACCTGCTGACGAAAGAAACCAACCGGAAGGGGTCTACCGATGCGAGCCGTAGAAATTCGACATCCGAGAAACTGCGCAAATTGCACCAGTACATTCGGGCCTTTATCGTTAAGCATAAACTGCCCGACGAACTGGACCCACTCCGGGGGCGAATCTTTGAGAGTGCGCCAACGCGCCGGGTGCAACTCAGCGAAGCCGAAGTAATGATTCTGGCAGCGGCCAAATTGCCGACTCAAACCAAAGGCGAATGCACACTGAACAATGCCCGTAATATTTATCTGTGTAGTTATTTCCTGCATGGCCTCCGGGCGCGGGATTTGATCATGGCGCGGGTATCGCAGCTAACAACCGAATGGCAGATTGTTGATAATGTGCCGGTACGTAAATACCGCTTTATGACGACGGCTCTGAAAACAGATAAGACGAAATATATCTACGTCGAGGACGAAATCCTGCCGATTCTTCTGGACTATGCCAAAGATAAAGAGCCGGATGATTTCCTGTTCCCGTTCCTAAAAACGAAGCATAAGCACCTTGACGATGTGAAACTTAAAAACAAGGCTAAGAGTCAGAACATCATTATCAATGGATGCCTGAAAACGATTGCTGAGCTATTGAAGATAAATAAGCCGATCTATATGCACTCGGCCCGGCATACGTTCGCAGATATGCTCATGGAAGAAACCGGCGATATTCGACTGCTACAGGCGTCGCTCGACCACTCCGAAATCAGCACGACCGAACGCTATTTTTCCAGGGGCGTTAAGCAGTCGCTCACCGATAAGGCGAACAGTTTATACCGTCGTCAGGCGGCTACCCGTTCGCAGGTGGCCGACCTCAATAGTGAAACTTTACTGAAACAATACTGA
- a CDS encoding XRE family transcriptional regulator has product MTTNEKIAAIRDLTGLNQNRFSKLIGVAPSTMTRLERGSPNKPSHDTLQKIADHFTEVTLDWLTDEDDDTLPKTITLRPGSSIESLSSPDHEGQRFRRFVERHKPKLNQNIIAESIGVSRNQVGAYYNTIRFRQSVQSALLEGLSKLLGRPVTPEEVFGAGRNAGTNVPTNLIAVPKLSVSDRPRLTTQFLANLQANFMPAVQTDKVMYAPKQAVTEDNFKRAFAIEIAAGDRMEPLYFPGYWVLGIQLEPADYSKLYDGTVAVVTNDGQFLVKKIVANNIRTTGVLELGSYTAGNGGSVQLRKSDISLMFSIAGIIFGLTA; this is encoded by the coding sequence ATGACGACAAATGAAAAAATCGCAGCCATACGCGATTTGACCGGATTGAATCAAAATCGCTTTTCCAAACTCATCGGGGTTGCTCCTTCGACTATGACTCGGCTAGAACGCGGTTCGCCTAATAAACCGAGTCACGACACGCTGCAAAAAATTGCCGACCATTTTACCGAAGTTACGCTCGACTGGCTGACGGATGAAGACGACGACACACTACCAAAAACAATTACACTCCGGCCCGGTTCTTCCATTGAGTCGTTATCTTCACCTGATCATGAAGGGCAGCGATTTCGGCGCTTCGTGGAACGGCACAAGCCGAAGCTCAATCAGAATATTATTGCTGAATCGATTGGCGTATCAAGAAATCAGGTAGGGGCTTATTACAATACAATTCGGTTTCGACAGAGCGTTCAGAGTGCCTTACTGGAAGGGTTGTCGAAACTCCTGGGCCGTCCCGTAACGCCGGAAGAAGTATTCGGGGCAGGCCGTAATGCTGGAACAAACGTGCCAACCAACCTAATAGCAGTACCTAAACTCTCGGTCAGCGACCGACCCAGGCTAACGACTCAGTTTCTGGCTAATCTGCAAGCGAACTTTATGCCTGCCGTTCAGACGGATAAAGTTATGTACGCACCTAAACAGGCCGTAACCGAGGATAACTTTAAACGTGCTTTTGCTATCGAGATTGCAGCCGGTGACAGGATGGAACCGCTGTATTTTCCCGGTTACTGGGTTCTCGGCATTCAGCTTGAGCCTGCCGACTACTCCAAGCTCTACGACGGAACGGTTGCCGTTGTGACCAACGACGGGCAGTTTCTGGTTAAGAAAATTGTAGCCAACAACATTCGTACGACCGGCGTTCTCGAACTCGGTAGCTATACTGCTGGCAACGGCGGTTCGGTGCAGCTCCGCAAATCCGATATTTCCTTAATGTTCTCAATCGCCGGGATTATTTTCGGCCTGACAGCCTAG
- a CDS encoding recombination directionality factor, protein MRIQNNPLQKAVPNVPPAAKRTLPEVGRISIGEKGYTADNRAFPKSTDYFVVRSRFDQKVTAQYGDKPTELPVFFYSDDFNEVCTERLEIRDKAGALYAYGDGETFYVYSKGAYLPVTIDKRPDLIESCENYLKQQAGSQAKYIKWAHVLTMRFCIKNVPVLGYWQFSTKGVDTSIPNLRDRFDGSMQAFGSVRFLPFSLTIKKVKSNKPGVTDSYPVVDLVPMFSMETGLQVSKYLAEHPTENPAKLALMDLSKPLELGSNGLLLGSGEGGEA, encoded by the coding sequence ATGCGAATTCAAAACAACCCTCTGCAAAAGGCTGTGCCCAATGTGCCGCCAGCAGCCAAACGAACATTACCCGAAGTAGGCCGTATCAGCATCGGCGAAAAAGGCTACACCGCCGATAACCGGGCCTTTCCGAAGTCTACTGATTACTTCGTTGTTCGCTCACGATTCGACCAAAAGGTAACAGCACAATACGGTGACAAACCGACCGAACTACCTGTATTCTTTTACTCGGATGACTTCAACGAAGTATGTACTGAGCGGCTTGAAATCCGGGACAAAGCCGGGGCACTGTATGCCTACGGCGACGGAGAAACCTTTTACGTATATAGTAAAGGGGCATACCTGCCGGTAACAATCGACAAACGGCCTGATCTGATTGAAAGCTGCGAAAACTATCTGAAACAACAGGCAGGCAGTCAGGCTAAATACATCAAATGGGCGCATGTGCTGACGATGCGTTTCTGCATCAAAAATGTGCCGGTACTCGGTTACTGGCAGTTCAGCACCAAAGGCGTTGACACATCGATTCCAAACCTACGGGACCGCTTCGACGGTAGTATGCAGGCATTCGGCAGCGTTCGGTTTCTGCCGTTCTCGCTGACGATCAAGAAAGTAAAGTCCAACAAACCGGGTGTAACCGACTCTTATCCGGTTGTCGATCTGGTGCCCATGTTTTCGATGGAAACCGGGCTACAGGTCAGCAAGTATCTGGCTGAGCATCCAACCGAAAATCCGGCAAAGCTGGCACTGATGGACTTATCTAAACCGCTGGAACTTGGGTCCAACGGTCTGCTACTCGGTAGCGGGGAAGGAGGTGAGGCATGA
- a CDS encoding N-6 DNA methylase → MAKSIRGLAYRHGTYNVFADFCEMAAISFSNTVDLRNCQKREERYLSIVKKYSSEEINLFPELLGMLTIEMESEPRDVLGELFHELELHNEHAGQFFTPYHLCEMMSKMTYGDEMQAIVDQKGFVTAHEPACGSGAMIIALAHTMLDKKINYQQCLHVSAIDLDSRCVHMAYVQFSLLNIPAVVYVGNTLTMEMRDAWYTPAHIIGGWNWRLNKPETTAMQKVIELLTTAEPAAPAKISIPNRPRPTTPLKRVKPINQLAIF, encoded by the coding sequence ATGGCAAAAAGTATCCGGGGGTTAGCCTACCGTCATGGCACATATAATGTATTTGCTGATTTCTGCGAAATGGCCGCAATCTCGTTTTCCAATACTGTTGATCTACGAAACTGTCAGAAACGGGAAGAACGCTACCTGTCTATAGTCAAAAAGTACAGCAGCGAAGAAATCAATCTGTTTCCTGAGCTGCTGGGCATGTTGACCATAGAAATGGAGAGCGAACCCCGCGATGTCTTGGGCGAACTATTCCACGAACTAGAACTGCACAACGAACACGCCGGGCAATTCTTTACGCCGTACCACCTCTGCGAAATGATGTCAAAAATGACATACGGGGACGAAATGCAGGCTATCGTTGATCAGAAAGGATTCGTTACAGCACACGAACCCGCCTGCGGTTCGGGGGCGATGATCATCGCGCTGGCGCATACCATGCTTGATAAGAAAATTAACTATCAGCAATGCCTGCATGTAAGCGCAATTGACCTCGACAGCCGATGTGTTCACATGGCCTATGTTCAGTTCAGTCTGCTAAACATACCTGCCGTAGTGTATGTGGGCAATACGCTCACAATGGAAATGCGTGACGCTTGGTACACTCCTGCACATATTATAGGCGGCTGGAACTGGCGACTGAATAAGCCCGAAACAACGGCCATGCAGAAAGTCATTGAACTACTGACGACCGCAGAGCCAGCAGCCCCGGCAAAGATCAGCATCCCCAACAGACCACGACCGACAACCCCGCTGAAACGGGTTAAGCCAATCAATCAATTAGCCATTTTCTAA
- a CDS encoding nucleoside triphosphate pyrophosphohydrolase family protein, whose amino-acid sequence MTAEQVIELVVAERERQIAKWGKQNLKLFFWILILQEELGEVAKAIIDEEPKENLLNEAVQVTAVAVQMCEWASELVGWPCNSREVLGLVFARRKLSDGLAMNAHLELTSLIGMLCTTKHDNIYQEAQFASSYLQQIVFNGCLLIYRLSEQ is encoded by the coding sequence ATGACCGCTGAACAAGTAATTGAATTAGTAGTCGCTGAACGCGAGCGGCAGATTGCCAAATGGGGCAAACAGAATCTAAAGCTGTTTTTCTGGATTCTGATCTTACAGGAAGAATTAGGCGAAGTCGCTAAAGCGATCATTGACGAAGAGCCGAAAGAAAACCTGCTGAACGAAGCCGTACAGGTTACAGCAGTAGCGGTTCAGATGTGCGAATGGGCCAGTGAGTTAGTCGGCTGGCCCTGTAATTCGCGGGAAGTTCTAGGGTTAGTCTTTGCGAGACGGAAACTATCAGACGGTTTAGCGATGAACGCACATTTAGAGCTTACATCACTGATAGGGATGCTGTGCACTACAAAACACGACAACATTTATCAGGAAGCTCAATTCGCATCGTCTTACCTGCAACAGATCGTTTTCAATGGTTGCTTATTAATCTACCGTCTATCAGAGCAATGA
- a CDS encoding DNA cytosine methyltransferase → MSYKPTGKGYFSGAGGMELGMMQSGVDFIQSLDLDSDATGCMNQNPHYFGHSILNEDIQARRVLDQPKSDIIVGTYPCKKYSAIADISQTRTGEDLFLHFFRHVAIEQPEMYVVENVPGMKKFPVVMEAMTKLPGYYVNVFCPVEATNWLPQKRKRLIVIGTRKPFFIMHPQPAKRPRLRDILERDVPIVDLPDYVLARLKGSYRDKPILCDPNRPGELAPTCVAHYEKDQSTRMVVDKSNPHGARPFTVREYARLQGFPDDFHFDSKNSSYRLIGNAVPVPMGRWVGEQAMRYFN, encoded by the coding sequence ATGAGCTACAAACCAACTGGAAAAGGATATTTTTCGGGTGCCGGAGGCATGGAACTCGGCATGATGCAAAGCGGTGTTGATTTTATTCAGTCGCTTGATCTGGACAGCGACGCAACCGGCTGCATGAATCAGAATCCGCATTATTTCGGACACTCCATCCTGAACGAAGACATACAGGCTCGCCGGGTTCTTGATCAGCCGAAATCTGACATCATTGTAGGTACTTACCCCTGCAAGAAATACAGCGCGATTGCTGACATCAGCCAAACCCGGACGGGCGAGGATCTATTTCTGCATTTTTTCCGGCATGTGGCAATCGAACAACCCGAAATGTACGTCGTAGAAAACGTTCCAGGCATGAAGAAATTTCCGGTCGTGATGGAAGCCATGACAAAGCTGCCGGGCTATTATGTGAACGTGTTCTGTCCGGTCGAAGCAACCAACTGGCTACCTCAGAAGCGCAAGCGGTTGATTGTGATAGGAACCCGTAAACCGTTCTTTATCATGCACCCACAGCCAGCAAAACGGCCTCGTTTGCGCGATATACTGGAACGTGACGTACCAATCGTTGACCTGCCAGATTACGTACTGGCACGTTTAAAAGGCTCATATCGAGATAAGCCGATACTATGCGACCCCAACCGACCGGGCGAATTGGCTCCTACCTGCGTAGCGCACTACGAGAAAGACCAAAGTACCCGAATGGTAGTTGACAAATCAAATCCCCATGGGGCGCGACCGTTTACCGTTCGGGAGTATGCCCGGTTGCAAGGATTCCCGGATGATTTTCATTTCGACAGCAAAAACAGCAGTTACCGACTGATTGGCAATGCCGTACCCGTCCCTATGGGTCGCTGGGTCGGTGAGCAGGCTATGCGTTATTTCAACTAA